A part of Lacerta agilis isolate rLacAgi1 chromosome 7, rLacAgi1.pri, whole genome shotgun sequence genomic DNA contains:
- the SCX gene encoding basic helix-loop-helix transcription factor scleraxis isoform X1, translated as MSSFAMLRSAPSRFLYPDISMLSEDEEDGSESSGSEDKPYHLDAGGYGLKSSKRRSKKANRINREPRQRHTANARERDRTNSVNTAFTALRTLIPTEPADRKLSKIETLRLASSYISHLGNVLLVGDACGDGQPCHTTPAFFHHSSSSSSSPPMRESENSQPKQICTFCLSNQRKMSCCLWAEIVERRLCL; from the exons ATGTCCTCCTTTGCCATGCTGCGCTCGGCCCCCAGCCGCTTCCTCTACCCGGATATCAGCATGCTCTCAGAGGACGAGGAGGATGGGAGTGAGAGCTCGGGGTCAGAGGACAAGCCCTACCACCTGGACGCCGGCGGGTATGGACTCAAGAGCAGCAAGCGCCGCAGCAAGAAGGCAAACCGGATCAACAGGGAGCCCCGCCAGCGCCACACGGCCAACGCGCGGGAGCGGGACCGCACCAACAGCGTCAACACGGCCTTCACCGCCCTGAGGACACTCATCCCCACTGAGCCGGCCGACAGGAAGCTCTCCAAGATCGAGACTCTCCGCTTGGCCTCCAGCTACATCTCACACCTGGGCAACGTCCTCCTAGTGGGGGACGCGTGTGGAGATGGGCAGCCGTGCCACACCACGCCAGCCTTCTtccaccacagcagcagcagcagcagtagtccCCCCATGAGGGAGAGCGAAAACTCGCAGCCCAAACAGATCTGCACTTTCTGCCTCAGCAACCAGAGGAAGATG AGTTGCTGTCTTTGGGCTGAAATTGTTGAGAGAAGATTGTGCCTCTGA
- the SCX gene encoding basic helix-loop-helix transcription factor scleraxis isoform X2, producing the protein MSSFAMLRSAPSRFLYPDISMLSEDEEDGSESSGSEDKPYHLDAGGYGLKSSKRRSKKANRINREPRQRHTANARERDRTNSVNTAFTALRTLIPTEPADRKLSKIETLRLASSYISHLGNVLLVGDACGDGQPCHTTPAFFHHSSSSSSSPPMRESENSQPKQICTFCLSNQRKMSKDRDRKSAIRS; encoded by the coding sequence ATGTCCTCCTTTGCCATGCTGCGCTCGGCCCCCAGCCGCTTCCTCTACCCGGATATCAGCATGCTCTCAGAGGACGAGGAGGATGGGAGTGAGAGCTCGGGGTCAGAGGACAAGCCCTACCACCTGGACGCCGGCGGGTATGGACTCAAGAGCAGCAAGCGCCGCAGCAAGAAGGCAAACCGGATCAACAGGGAGCCCCGCCAGCGCCACACGGCCAACGCGCGGGAGCGGGACCGCACCAACAGCGTCAACACGGCCTTCACCGCCCTGAGGACACTCATCCCCACTGAGCCGGCCGACAGGAAGCTCTCCAAGATCGAGACTCTCCGCTTGGCCTCCAGCTACATCTCACACCTGGGCAACGTCCTCCTAGTGGGGGACGCGTGTGGAGATGGGCAGCCGTGCCACACCACGCCAGCCTTCTtccaccacagcagcagcagcagcagtagtccCCCCATGAGGGAGAGCGAAAACTCGCAGCCCAAACAGATCTGCACTTTCTGCCTCAGCAACCAGAGGAAGATG